The following coding sequences lie in one Arachis ipaensis cultivar K30076 chromosome B03, Araip1.1, whole genome shotgun sequence genomic window:
- the LOC107630024 gene encoding serine/threonine-protein kinase EDR1 isoform X4 — protein MEETQEDAGQATQRPSSMSAWPSDFAGKFGSVSLGSQETLNDSDSHRHSNEDVMSPHKASQILWHTGMLSEPIPNGFYSVIPEKRLKKYFDDIPTLDELQALSIDGFKADIILVDTEKDRKLSMLKQLIVTLVKGLNSNPAATIKKIAGLVSDFYKRPNAESPAKAALEEPSHVFENCGVQLLGQIRHGSCRPRAILFKVLADTVGLESRLMMGFPNDGAAECIDSYKHMSVMVVLNSVELLVDLMRFPGQLLPRSTKSIFMTHISAAGESDSAENDSCDSPLEPNSPLYGVSESVERENFQFRRKFEGSSNVSGLSLRNLMLRYPSLERKMSLSHSEPNIATAFGRHSRRKVIAEQRTANSRSSYRSDGASSSQARRIRRSVSVTPEIGDDIVRAVRAMNEALKQTRRLREHGDHSSLSNSLNDRTSGPDLQRNLSNFHGRGDSSQKAMSLPSSPHDYRGQAPERGGPSGYGVNAKLELTWNKVLESQMFNNKPLLPFEEWNIDFSELTVGTRVGIGFFGEVFRGMWNGTNVAIKVFLEQDLTAENMEDFCNEISILSRLRHPNVILFLGACTKPPRLSMVTEYMEVGSLYFLLHMSDQKKKLNWKKRLKMLRGICRGLMHIHRMKIIHRDVKSANCLVDKHWTVKICDFGLSRIVTETPMRDSSSAGTPEWMAPELIRNEPFTEKCDIFSLGVIMWELCTLSRPWEGVPPERVVYAVAHEGSRLELPEGPMGRLISDCWAEPHERPSCEEILSRLVDIEYSMS, from the exons ATGGAGGAGACACAAGAAGATGCAGGGCAGGCAACGCAAAGGCCATCCAGCATGTCAGCGTGGCCTTCAGATTTTGCTGGAAAATTTGGATCTGTTTCTTTGGGTTCTCAAGAAACCTTAAATGATAGTGACTCACATAGACATTCTAATGAAGATGTCATGTCACCGCATAAAGCATCACAGATTCTCTGGCACACTGGAATGCTTTCAGAACCAATACCAAATGGTTTTTATTCAGTTATTCCG GAGAAAAGACTCAAGAAATATTTCGATGATATTCCTACTTTGGATGAGCTTCAGGCTTTGAGTATAGATGGTTTTAAGGCTGATATCATTCTTGTGGACACAGAGAAAGATAGAAAGTTATCCATGTTGAAGCAACTAATTGTGACATTGGTCAAAGGATTGAACTCAAATCCAGCTGCAACGATTAAGAAGATAGCTGGATTA GTTTCTGATTTTTATAAGCGACCAAATGCAGAAAGTCCCGCAAAAGCTGCACTAGAGGAGCCCTCCCATGTGTTTGAAAATTGTGGTGTCCAGTTGCTGGGGCAGATAAGGCATGGTTCATGCCGTCCTCGAGCTATCTTATTTAAAGTATTAGCAGACACTGTAGGTCTTGAAAGTAGGCTTATGATG GGTTTCCCAAATGATGGAGCTGCTGAATGTATAGACTCTTACAAGCATATGTCTGTGATGGTTGTATTAAATTCTGTGGAGCTGCTGGTTGATCTCATGCGTTTTCCTGGCCAATTGTTACCACGATCAACCAAGTCAATTTTTATGACACATATATCTGCAGCAGGAGAGAGTGATTCAGCCGAAAATGATTCTTGTGATTCACCATTGGAACCAAACAGTCCTTTGTATGGGGTTTCAGAGAG TGTTGAAAGGGAAAACTTTCAGTTCCGAAGAAAATTTGAAGGGTCTTCAAATGTGTCAGGCCTCTCCTTGAGAAATTTGATGTTACGATATCCCAGTCTTGAAAGGAAAATGAG TTTGTCTCATAGTGAACCCAACATTGCAACTGCATTTGGTCGGCATAGTAGGAGAAAGGTCATTGCTGAACAGAGGACTGCTAATTCAAG ATCCAGCTATAGGTCAGATGGTGCATCATCTTCACAAGCTCGCAGGATACGAAGAAGTGTCAGTGTTACTCCTGAGATTGGTGATGATATCGTAAG GGCTGTACGGGCAATGAATGAAGCACTTAAGCAAACTCGTCGTCTAAGAGAACATGGGGATCATAGTTCTTTGTCCAATTCTCTGAATGATAGAACTAGTGGTCCAGATCTTCAGAGAAAT CTGTCAAATTTCCATGGTCGTGGTGACAGTTCTCAGAAAGCAATGTCATTACCGTCTTCACCGCATGATTATAGAGGACAAGCGCCTGAGAGAGGTGGGCCATCTGGATATGGAGTGAATGCTAAACTGGAGTTGACTTGGAATAAAGTTCTCGAATCACAAATGTTCAACAATAAACCTCTGTTACCATTTGAAGAATGGAATATTGACTTCTCGGAATTAACCGTTGGAACTCGTGTTGGGATTG GGTTCTTTGGCGAGGTTTTCCGTGGCATGTGGAACGGCACAAATGTTGCAATCAAGGTTTTTCTTGAGCAAGATTTAACTGCTGAAAATATGGAAGATTTCTGCAATGAGATAAGCATTCTCAG CCGGCTGCGACATCCTAACG TTATTCTGTTTCTTGGTGCATGCACAAAGCCTCCACGTTTGTCAATGGTTACGGAATATATGGAGGTGGGATCTTTGTATTTCTTGCTTCATATGAGTGATCAAAAGAAGAAGCTTAACTGGAAGAAAAGGCTAAAGATGTTGCGTGGCATATGCCG GGGCTTGATGCACATCCATCGTATGAAGATTATTCACCGTGATGTAAAAAGTGCAAATTGTCTTGTAGACAAGCATTGGACAGTGAAAATCTGTGATTTTGGACTCTCAAGAATAGTGACAGAGACTCCCATGAGAGATTCTTCGTCAGCCGGAACTCCAGAGTGGATGGCTCCTGAACTCATTCGAAATGAACCATTCACTGAAAAATGTGACATCTTTAGTCTTGGGGTGATAATGTGGGAGCTCTGCACCTTGAGTAGGCCATGGGAAGGTGTACCGCCAGAGAGG GTTGTTTATGCTGTAGCTCACGAGGGTTCCAGATTGGAACTTCCTGAAGGCCCAATGGGCAGGCTGATATCAG ATTGTTGGGCAGAACCGCATGAGCGACCAAGTTGCGAGGAGATCCTCTCTCGTTTGGTAGACATTGAGTACTCAATGTCTTGA
- the LOC107630024 gene encoding serine/threonine-protein kinase EDR1 isoform X6, producing MEETQEDAGQATQRPSSMSAWPSDFAGKFGSVSLGSQETLNDSDSHRHSNEDVMSPHKASQILWHTGMLSEPIPNGFYSVIPEKRLKKYFDDIPTLDELQALSIDGFKADIILVDTEKDRKLSMLKQLIVTLVKGLNSNPAATIKKIAGLVSDFYKRPNAESPAKAALEEPSHVFENCGVQLLGQIRHGSCRPRAILFKVLADTVGLESRLMMGFPNDGAAECIDSYKHMSVMVVLNSVELLVDLMRFPGQLLPRSTKSIFMTHISAAGESDSAENDSCDSPLEPNSPLYGVSESVERENFQFRRKFEGSSNVSGLSLRNLMLRYPSLERKMRSSYRSDGASSSQARRIRRSVSVTPEIGDDIVRAVRAMNEALKQTRRLREHGDHSSLSNSLNDRTSGPDLQRNLSNFHGRGDSSQKAMSLPSSPHDYRGQAPERGGPSGYGVNAKLELTWNKVLESQMFNNKPLLPFEEWNIDFSELTVGTRVGIGFFGEVFRGMWNGTNVAIKVFLEQDLTAENMEDFCNEISILSRLRHPNVILFLGACTKPPRLSMVTEYMEVGSLYFLLHMSDQKKKLNWKKRLKMLRGICRGLMHIHRMKIIHRDVKSANCLVDKHWTVKICDFGLSRIVTETPMRDSSSAGTPEWMAPELIRNEPFTEKCDIFSLGVIMWELCTLSRPWEGVPPERVVYAVAHEGSRLELPEGPMGRLISDCWAEPHERPSCEEILSRLVDIEYSMS from the exons ATGGAGGAGACACAAGAAGATGCAGGGCAGGCAACGCAAAGGCCATCCAGCATGTCAGCGTGGCCTTCAGATTTTGCTGGAAAATTTGGATCTGTTTCTTTGGGTTCTCAAGAAACCTTAAATGATAGTGACTCACATAGACATTCTAATGAAGATGTCATGTCACCGCATAAAGCATCACAGATTCTCTGGCACACTGGAATGCTTTCAGAACCAATACCAAATGGTTTTTATTCAGTTATTCCG GAGAAAAGACTCAAGAAATATTTCGATGATATTCCTACTTTGGATGAGCTTCAGGCTTTGAGTATAGATGGTTTTAAGGCTGATATCATTCTTGTGGACACAGAGAAAGATAGAAAGTTATCCATGTTGAAGCAACTAATTGTGACATTGGTCAAAGGATTGAACTCAAATCCAGCTGCAACGATTAAGAAGATAGCTGGATTA GTTTCTGATTTTTATAAGCGACCAAATGCAGAAAGTCCCGCAAAAGCTGCACTAGAGGAGCCCTCCCATGTGTTTGAAAATTGTGGTGTCCAGTTGCTGGGGCAGATAAGGCATGGTTCATGCCGTCCTCGAGCTATCTTATTTAAAGTATTAGCAGACACTGTAGGTCTTGAAAGTAGGCTTATGATG GGTTTCCCAAATGATGGAGCTGCTGAATGTATAGACTCTTACAAGCATATGTCTGTGATGGTTGTATTAAATTCTGTGGAGCTGCTGGTTGATCTCATGCGTTTTCCTGGCCAATTGTTACCACGATCAACCAAGTCAATTTTTATGACACATATATCTGCAGCAGGAGAGAGTGATTCAGCCGAAAATGATTCTTGTGATTCACCATTGGAACCAAACAGTCCTTTGTATGGGGTTTCAGAGAG TGTTGAAAGGGAAAACTTTCAGTTCCGAAGAAAATTTGAAGGGTCTTCAAATGTGTCAGGCCTCTCCTTGAGAAATTTGATGTTACGATATCCCAGTCTTGAAAGGAAAATGAG ATCCAGCTATAGGTCAGATGGTGCATCATCTTCACAAGCTCGCAGGATACGAAGAAGTGTCAGTGTTACTCCTGAGATTGGTGATGATATCGTAAG GGCTGTACGGGCAATGAATGAAGCACTTAAGCAAACTCGTCGTCTAAGAGAACATGGGGATCATAGTTCTTTGTCCAATTCTCTGAATGATAGAACTAGTGGTCCAGATCTTCAGAGAAAT CTGTCAAATTTCCATGGTCGTGGTGACAGTTCTCAGAAAGCAATGTCATTACCGTCTTCACCGCATGATTATAGAGGACAAGCGCCTGAGAGAGGTGGGCCATCTGGATATGGAGTGAATGCTAAACTGGAGTTGACTTGGAATAAAGTTCTCGAATCACAAATGTTCAACAATAAACCTCTGTTACCATTTGAAGAATGGAATATTGACTTCTCGGAATTAACCGTTGGAACTCGTGTTGGGATTG GGTTCTTTGGCGAGGTTTTCCGTGGCATGTGGAACGGCACAAATGTTGCAATCAAGGTTTTTCTTGAGCAAGATTTAACTGCTGAAAATATGGAAGATTTCTGCAATGAGATAAGCATTCTCAG CCGGCTGCGACATCCTAACG TTATTCTGTTTCTTGGTGCATGCACAAAGCCTCCACGTTTGTCAATGGTTACGGAATATATGGAGGTGGGATCTTTGTATTTCTTGCTTCATATGAGTGATCAAAAGAAGAAGCTTAACTGGAAGAAAAGGCTAAAGATGTTGCGTGGCATATGCCG GGGCTTGATGCACATCCATCGTATGAAGATTATTCACCGTGATGTAAAAAGTGCAAATTGTCTTGTAGACAAGCATTGGACAGTGAAAATCTGTGATTTTGGACTCTCAAGAATAGTGACAGAGACTCCCATGAGAGATTCTTCGTCAGCCGGAACTCCAGAGTGGATGGCTCCTGAACTCATTCGAAATGAACCATTCACTGAAAAATGTGACATCTTTAGTCTTGGGGTGATAATGTGGGAGCTCTGCACCTTGAGTAGGCCATGGGAAGGTGTACCGCCAGAGAGG GTTGTTTATGCTGTAGCTCACGAGGGTTCCAGATTGGAACTTCCTGAAGGCCCAATGGGCAGGCTGATATCAG ATTGTTGGGCAGAACCGCATGAGCGACCAAGTTGCGAGGAGATCCTCTCTCGTTTGGTAGACATTGAGTACTCAATGTCTTGA
- the LOC107630024 gene encoding serine/threonine-protein kinase EDR1 isoform X1 yields the protein MEETQEDAGQATQRPSSMSAWPSDFAGKFGSVSLGSQETLNDSDSHRHSNEDVMSPHKASQILWHTGMLSEPIPNGFYSVIPEKRLKKYFDDIPTLDELQALSIDGFKADIILVDTEKDRKLSMLKQLIVTLVKGLNSNPAATIKKIAGLVSDFYKRPNAESPAKAALEEPSHVFENCGVQLLGQIRHGSCRPRAILFKVLADTVGLESRLMMGFPNDGAAECIDSYKHMSVMVVLNSVELLVDLMRFPGQLLPRSTKSIFMTHISAAGESDSAENDSCDSPLEPNSPLYGVSESVERENFQFRRKFEGSSNVSGLSLRNLMLRYPSLERKMSLSHSEPNIATAFGRHSRRKVIAEQRTANSSPEHQSFRAHRRSMLSGDRLGFRDFADDQSTLRSSYRSDGASSSQARRIRRSVSVTPEIGDDIVRAVRAMNEALKQTRRLREHGDHSSLSNSLNDRTSGPDLQRNLSNFHGRGDSSQKAMSLPSSPHDYRGQAPERGGPSGYGVNAKLELTWNKVLESQMFNNKPLLPFEEWNIDFSELTVGTRVGIGFFGEVFRGMWNGTNVAIKVFLEQDLTAENMEDFCNEISILSRLRHPNVILFLGACTKPPRLSMVTEYMEVGSLYFLLHMSDQKKKLNWKKRLKMLRGICRGLMHIHRMKIIHRDVKSANCLVDKHWTVKICDFGLSRIVTETPMRDSSSAGTPEWMAPELIRNEPFTEKCDIFSLGVIMWELCTLSRPWEGVPPERVVYAVAHEGSRLELPEGPMGRLISDCWAEPHERPSCEEILSRLVDIEYSMS from the exons ATGGAGGAGACACAAGAAGATGCAGGGCAGGCAACGCAAAGGCCATCCAGCATGTCAGCGTGGCCTTCAGATTTTGCTGGAAAATTTGGATCTGTTTCTTTGGGTTCTCAAGAAACCTTAAATGATAGTGACTCACATAGACATTCTAATGAAGATGTCATGTCACCGCATAAAGCATCACAGATTCTCTGGCACACTGGAATGCTTTCAGAACCAATACCAAATGGTTTTTATTCAGTTATTCCG GAGAAAAGACTCAAGAAATATTTCGATGATATTCCTACTTTGGATGAGCTTCAGGCTTTGAGTATAGATGGTTTTAAGGCTGATATCATTCTTGTGGACACAGAGAAAGATAGAAAGTTATCCATGTTGAAGCAACTAATTGTGACATTGGTCAAAGGATTGAACTCAAATCCAGCTGCAACGATTAAGAAGATAGCTGGATTA GTTTCTGATTTTTATAAGCGACCAAATGCAGAAAGTCCCGCAAAAGCTGCACTAGAGGAGCCCTCCCATGTGTTTGAAAATTGTGGTGTCCAGTTGCTGGGGCAGATAAGGCATGGTTCATGCCGTCCTCGAGCTATCTTATTTAAAGTATTAGCAGACACTGTAGGTCTTGAAAGTAGGCTTATGATG GGTTTCCCAAATGATGGAGCTGCTGAATGTATAGACTCTTACAAGCATATGTCTGTGATGGTTGTATTAAATTCTGTGGAGCTGCTGGTTGATCTCATGCGTTTTCCTGGCCAATTGTTACCACGATCAACCAAGTCAATTTTTATGACACATATATCTGCAGCAGGAGAGAGTGATTCAGCCGAAAATGATTCTTGTGATTCACCATTGGAACCAAACAGTCCTTTGTATGGGGTTTCAGAGAG TGTTGAAAGGGAAAACTTTCAGTTCCGAAGAAAATTTGAAGGGTCTTCAAATGTGTCAGGCCTCTCCTTGAGAAATTTGATGTTACGATATCCCAGTCTTGAAAGGAAAATGAG TTTGTCTCATAGTGAACCCAACATTGCAACTGCATTTGGTCGGCATAGTAGGAGAAAGGTCATTGCTGAACAGAGGACTGCTAATTCAAG TCCAGAACATCAATCATTTCGAGCACATCGGCGATCCATGCTTAGCGGTGATAGGTTAGGATTTAGAGATTTTGCTGATGACCAGAGCACATTAAG ATCCAGCTATAGGTCAGATGGTGCATCATCTTCACAAGCTCGCAGGATACGAAGAAGTGTCAGTGTTACTCCTGAGATTGGTGATGATATCGTAAG GGCTGTACGGGCAATGAATGAAGCACTTAAGCAAACTCGTCGTCTAAGAGAACATGGGGATCATAGTTCTTTGTCCAATTCTCTGAATGATAGAACTAGTGGTCCAGATCTTCAGAGAAAT CTGTCAAATTTCCATGGTCGTGGTGACAGTTCTCAGAAAGCAATGTCATTACCGTCTTCACCGCATGATTATAGAGGACAAGCGCCTGAGAGAGGTGGGCCATCTGGATATGGAGTGAATGCTAAACTGGAGTTGACTTGGAATAAAGTTCTCGAATCACAAATGTTCAACAATAAACCTCTGTTACCATTTGAAGAATGGAATATTGACTTCTCGGAATTAACCGTTGGAACTCGTGTTGGGATTG GGTTCTTTGGCGAGGTTTTCCGTGGCATGTGGAACGGCACAAATGTTGCAATCAAGGTTTTTCTTGAGCAAGATTTAACTGCTGAAAATATGGAAGATTTCTGCAATGAGATAAGCATTCTCAG CCGGCTGCGACATCCTAACG TTATTCTGTTTCTTGGTGCATGCACAAAGCCTCCACGTTTGTCAATGGTTACGGAATATATGGAGGTGGGATCTTTGTATTTCTTGCTTCATATGAGTGATCAAAAGAAGAAGCTTAACTGGAAGAAAAGGCTAAAGATGTTGCGTGGCATATGCCG GGGCTTGATGCACATCCATCGTATGAAGATTATTCACCGTGATGTAAAAAGTGCAAATTGTCTTGTAGACAAGCATTGGACAGTGAAAATCTGTGATTTTGGACTCTCAAGAATAGTGACAGAGACTCCCATGAGAGATTCTTCGTCAGCCGGAACTCCAGAGTGGATGGCTCCTGAACTCATTCGAAATGAACCATTCACTGAAAAATGTGACATCTTTAGTCTTGGGGTGATAATGTGGGAGCTCTGCACCTTGAGTAGGCCATGGGAAGGTGTACCGCCAGAGAGG GTTGTTTATGCTGTAGCTCACGAGGGTTCCAGATTGGAACTTCCTGAAGGCCCAATGGGCAGGCTGATATCAG ATTGTTGGGCAGAACCGCATGAGCGACCAAGTTGCGAGGAGATCCTCTCTCGTTTGGTAGACATTGAGTACTCAATGTCTTGA
- the LOC107630024 gene encoding serine/threonine-protein kinase EDR1 isoform X8 yields the protein MEETQEDAGQATQRPSSMSAWPSDFAGKFGSVSLGSQETLNDSDSHRHSNEDVMSPHKASQILWHTGMLSEPIPNGFYSVIPEKRLKKYFDDIPTLDELQALSIDGFKADIILVDTEKDRKLSMLKQLIVTLVKGLNSNPAATIKKIAGLVSDFYKRPNAESPAKAALEEPSHVFENCGVQLLGQIRHGSCRPRAILFKVLADTVGLESRLMMGFPNDGAAECIDSYKHMSVMVVLNSVELLVDLMRFPGQLLPRSTKSIFMTHISAAGESDSAENDSCDSPLEPNSPLYGVSERSSYRSDGASSSQARRIRRSVSVTPEIGDDIVRAVRAMNEALKQTRRLREHGDHSSLSNSLNDRTSGPDLQRNLSNFHGRGDSSQKAMSLPSSPHDYRGQAPERGGPSGYGVNAKLELTWNKVLESQMFNNKPLLPFEEWNIDFSELTVGTRVGIGFFGEVFRGMWNGTNVAIKVFLEQDLTAENMEDFCNEISILSRLRHPNVILFLGACTKPPRLSMVTEYMEVGSLYFLLHMSDQKKKLNWKKRLKMLRGICRGLMHIHRMKIIHRDVKSANCLVDKHWTVKICDFGLSRIVTETPMRDSSSAGTPEWMAPELIRNEPFTEKCDIFSLGVIMWELCTLSRPWEGVPPERVVYAVAHEGSRLELPEGPMGRLISDCWAEPHERPSCEEILSRLVDIEYSMS from the exons ATGGAGGAGACACAAGAAGATGCAGGGCAGGCAACGCAAAGGCCATCCAGCATGTCAGCGTGGCCTTCAGATTTTGCTGGAAAATTTGGATCTGTTTCTTTGGGTTCTCAAGAAACCTTAAATGATAGTGACTCACATAGACATTCTAATGAAGATGTCATGTCACCGCATAAAGCATCACAGATTCTCTGGCACACTGGAATGCTTTCAGAACCAATACCAAATGGTTTTTATTCAGTTATTCCG GAGAAAAGACTCAAGAAATATTTCGATGATATTCCTACTTTGGATGAGCTTCAGGCTTTGAGTATAGATGGTTTTAAGGCTGATATCATTCTTGTGGACACAGAGAAAGATAGAAAGTTATCCATGTTGAAGCAACTAATTGTGACATTGGTCAAAGGATTGAACTCAAATCCAGCTGCAACGATTAAGAAGATAGCTGGATTA GTTTCTGATTTTTATAAGCGACCAAATGCAGAAAGTCCCGCAAAAGCTGCACTAGAGGAGCCCTCCCATGTGTTTGAAAATTGTGGTGTCCAGTTGCTGGGGCAGATAAGGCATGGTTCATGCCGTCCTCGAGCTATCTTATTTAAAGTATTAGCAGACACTGTAGGTCTTGAAAGTAGGCTTATGATG GGTTTCCCAAATGATGGAGCTGCTGAATGTATAGACTCTTACAAGCATATGTCTGTGATGGTTGTATTAAATTCTGTGGAGCTGCTGGTTGATCTCATGCGTTTTCCTGGCCAATTGTTACCACGATCAACCAAGTCAATTTTTATGACACATATATCTGCAGCAGGAGAGAGTGATTCAGCCGAAAATGATTCTTGTGATTCACCATTGGAACCAAACAGTCCTTTGTATGGGGTTTCAGAGAG ATCCAGCTATAGGTCAGATGGTGCATCATCTTCACAAGCTCGCAGGATACGAAGAAGTGTCAGTGTTACTCCTGAGATTGGTGATGATATCGTAAG GGCTGTACGGGCAATGAATGAAGCACTTAAGCAAACTCGTCGTCTAAGAGAACATGGGGATCATAGTTCTTTGTCCAATTCTCTGAATGATAGAACTAGTGGTCCAGATCTTCAGAGAAAT CTGTCAAATTTCCATGGTCGTGGTGACAGTTCTCAGAAAGCAATGTCATTACCGTCTTCACCGCATGATTATAGAGGACAAGCGCCTGAGAGAGGTGGGCCATCTGGATATGGAGTGAATGCTAAACTGGAGTTGACTTGGAATAAAGTTCTCGAATCACAAATGTTCAACAATAAACCTCTGTTACCATTTGAAGAATGGAATATTGACTTCTCGGAATTAACCGTTGGAACTCGTGTTGGGATTG GGTTCTTTGGCGAGGTTTTCCGTGGCATGTGGAACGGCACAAATGTTGCAATCAAGGTTTTTCTTGAGCAAGATTTAACTGCTGAAAATATGGAAGATTTCTGCAATGAGATAAGCATTCTCAG CCGGCTGCGACATCCTAACG TTATTCTGTTTCTTGGTGCATGCACAAAGCCTCCACGTTTGTCAATGGTTACGGAATATATGGAGGTGGGATCTTTGTATTTCTTGCTTCATATGAGTGATCAAAAGAAGAAGCTTAACTGGAAGAAAAGGCTAAAGATGTTGCGTGGCATATGCCG GGGCTTGATGCACATCCATCGTATGAAGATTATTCACCGTGATGTAAAAAGTGCAAATTGTCTTGTAGACAAGCATTGGACAGTGAAAATCTGTGATTTTGGACTCTCAAGAATAGTGACAGAGACTCCCATGAGAGATTCTTCGTCAGCCGGAACTCCAGAGTGGATGGCTCCTGAACTCATTCGAAATGAACCATTCACTGAAAAATGTGACATCTTTAGTCTTGGGGTGATAATGTGGGAGCTCTGCACCTTGAGTAGGCCATGGGAAGGTGTACCGCCAGAGAGG GTTGTTTATGCTGTAGCTCACGAGGGTTCCAGATTGGAACTTCCTGAAGGCCCAATGGGCAGGCTGATATCAG ATTGTTGGGCAGAACCGCATGAGCGACCAAGTTGCGAGGAGATCCTCTCTCGTTTGGTAGACATTGAGTACTCAATGTCTTGA